In Bacillota bacterium, a single genomic region encodes these proteins:
- the mce gene encoding methylmalonyl-CoA epimerase yields MISKIDHVGIAVSDLDKAKKFYQDVLGIKVTATEEVEEQKVITAFLPLGDSEIELLASTAPDGPIARFIEKRGEGIQHIALRVDNIDAALERLKTAGVRLIDEKPRRGAGGAKIAFIHPKATGGVLLEICERNE; encoded by the coding sequence ATGATAAGTAAAATCGACCATGTAGGGATAGCAGTCTCTGATTTGGATAAAGCCAAAAAGTTCTACCAAGATGTGCTCGGAATCAAGGTCACTGCAACCGAAGAAGTGGAAGAGCAAAAGGTAATCACTGCCTTTCTCCCACTAGGGGATAGCGAAATCGAACTCTTGGCATCAACAGCTCCGGACGGACCTATTGCTCGTTTTATTGAAAAGCGAGGCGAAGGAATTCAACATATCGCGCTGCGAGTAGATAACATTGACGCGGCGTTGGAACGACTGAAAACGGCCGGAGTGCGGCTTATTGATGAGAAACCACGCCGCGGTGCCGGCGGAGCAAAGATCGCTTTCATTCATCCCAAAGCGACTGGGGGTGTACTACTGGAAATATGTGAACGAAACGAGTGA
- the meaB gene encoding methylmalonyl Co-A mutase-associated GTPase MeaB: MSWAERILSGDRRALARVISFLENQEQTGFLTLGHLYRQTGQAHIIGLTGPPGAGKSSLVDRMIQEIRTRGHSVAVVAVDPTSPFTGGAILGDRIRMQRWAGDPGVFIRSMGTRGSLGGLARAVYAAVQLLDAASFPYILVETVGVGQSEVDIVQVADTVVVISVPGLGDDVQVSKAGIMEIGDLFVVNKADLPGSRRVVIELESMLELGSHGDWKPPVLTTVATTGEGVSTLVTAIQDHMVFLKKDNLLAQRRLAREKEAVLRRLTERIRKDITDRWASEHGSQAWEHLAAKRVDPYTLEERLYSNWKGVKHR, encoded by the coding sequence ATTTCTTGGGCTGAACGTATCCTCAGTGGCGATCGCCGGGCCTTGGCTCGAGTCATTAGCTTCCTAGAAAACCAGGAACAAACTGGGTTCCTCACTCTGGGACACTTGTATCGTCAAACCGGTCAGGCTCATATTATTGGCCTGACCGGCCCTCCGGGAGCCGGCAAAAGCAGCTTGGTCGACCGGATGATTCAGGAAATACGGACTCGAGGTCACAGCGTAGCTGTTGTGGCCGTGGATCCCACCAGCCCGTTCACTGGCGGTGCAATTTTGGGTGATCGGATCCGAATGCAACGCTGGGCCGGTGACCCCGGTGTATTTATCCGCAGCATGGGTACTCGAGGCAGCCTAGGCGGTCTAGCTCGGGCAGTCTACGCCGCCGTTCAGCTTCTGGACGCTGCCTCTTTTCCCTATATTCTAGTCGAGACTGTGGGGGTAGGCCAATCAGAAGTGGATATAGTACAAGTAGCCGATACTGTCGTAGTGATTTCGGTGCCTGGCTTAGGGGACGACGTGCAGGTAAGCAAGGCTGGCATCATGGAGATCGGTGACCTGTTTGTCGTCAACAAAGCCGATCTGCCCGGTAGCAGACGGGTGGTAATTGAACTAGAAAGTATGCTGGAGTTAGGCTCTCATGGCGACTGGAAGCCGCCGGTACTGACCACTGTGGCTACCACTGGTGAAGGCGTTTCCACCTTGGTTACGGCAATTCAAGATCATATGGTGTTTCTAAAGAAAGATAATCTTCTGGCCCAACGGAGGTTAGCCCGAGAGAAAGAAGCCGTACTTAGGCGACTGACAGAACGTATTCGCAAGGATATTACCGACCGCTGGGCCAGTGAACACGGCAGCCAAGCTTGGGAACATTTGGCGGCAAAAAGAGTGGATCCCTATACTCTGGAAGAGAGGTTGTATTCTAACTGGAAAGGAGTGAAACATAGATGA
- a CDS encoding cobalamin B12-binding domain-containing protein codes for MERPIRVLIAKPGLDGHDRGAKVLARAMRDAGMEVVYTGLRQTPEQIVEAAIQEDVDAVGLSCLSGAHNHLFPEVTRLLREKNADDILVVGGGIIPEEDIPTLKEAGVSEIFTPGTSTSVAIEYIKEHVQR; via the coding sequence ATGGAACGCCCGATTAGGGTTTTGATTGCCAAGCCAGGGCTTGACGGGCACGACCGCGGTGCCAAGGTCTTGGCTCGAGCAATGCGCGATGCCGGCATGGAAGTGGTGTATACGGGACTGCGGCAAACCCCGGAACAAATCGTCGAAGCAGCCATCCAAGAAGATGTGGATGCTGTCGGGCTCTCTTGCTTATCCGGGGCACACAACCATCTGTTTCCGGAAGTAACGAGGCTTTTGAGAGAAAAGAACGCCGACGATATTCTAGTTGTCGGAGGCGGCATTATTCCGGAAGAAGATATCCCGACTCTTAAAGAAGCCGGAGTCAGTGAAATCTTTACCCCAGGCACCTCCACTTCTGTAGCCATCGAGTATATTAAGGAGCATGTACAGCGGTGA